Proteins from a single region of Kogia breviceps isolate mKogBre1 chromosome 5, mKogBre1 haplotype 1, whole genome shotgun sequence:
- the P2RY12 gene encoding P2Y purinoceptor 12, protein MDNVTAAAGNGSLCARDYNITQVLFPLLYTVLFFVGLITNSLAMRIFFQIHSKSNFIIFLKNTVISDLLMILTFPFKILSDAKLGTGPLRAFVCQVTSVVFYFTMYISISFLGLITIDRYQKTTRPFKTSNTNNLLGAKILSVVIWAFMFLLSLPNMILTNRRPSDKNVKKCSFLKSEFGLVWHEIVNYVCQVIFWINFLIVIVCYTLITKELYKSYVRTRGVGKVPKKKVNIKVFIIIAVFFICFVPFHFARIPYTLSQTRDVFDCSAENTLFYVKESTLWLTSLNACLDPFIYFFLCKSFRKSLMSMLRCSSSASSPSHEHRRKGQHGGDPSEETPV, encoded by the coding sequence ATGGACAACGTCACCGCCGCGGCTGGGAATGGCAGCCTGTGCGCCAGAGATTACAACATCACCCAggtcctcttccccctcctctatACCGTGCTGTTTTTCGTTGGGCTCATCACAAACAGCCTGGCAATGAGGATTTTCTTTCAAATCCACAGTAAATCCAACTTTATCATTTTCCTTAAGAACACAGTCATTTCTGATCTTCTCATGATTCTGACTTTTCCATTCAAAATCCTCAGCGATGCCAAACTGGGAACAGGACCGCTGAGAGCCTTTGTGTGCCAAGTGACCTCCGTTGTATTTTACTTCACCATGTATATCAGCATCTCATTTCTAGGACTGATAACTATCGATCGCTACCAGAAGACCACCAGGCCCTTTAAAACATCCAACACCAACAACCTCTTGGGGGCTAAGATTCTCTCTGTCGTCATCTGGGCGTTCATGTTCTTACTCTCCTTGCCTAACATGATTCTGACCAACAGGAGGCCAAGTGACAAGAACGTGAAGAAATGCTCCTTCCTGAAATCAGAGTTTGGTCTGGTCTGGCATGAAATAGTCAATTACGTCTGTCAAGTCATTTTCTGGATTAATTTTCTAATTGTCATCGTGTGCTACACGCTCATTACCAAAGAACTGTACAAGTCATACGTGAGAACAAGGGGCGTCGGCAAAGTCCCCAAGAAAAAGGTAAACATCAAAGTTTTCATTATCATtgctgtgttttttatttgtttcgtTCCTTTCCATTTCGCCCGAATCCCCTACACCCTGAGTCAGACCCGGGACGTCTTTGACTGCTCTGCCGAGAACACTCTGTTCTACGTCAAGGAGAGCACGCTCTGGTTAACTTCCTTAAACGCGTGCCTGGACCCATTCATCTACTTCTTCCTTTGCAAATCCTTCAGAAAGTCCCTGATGAGTATGCTGAGATGCTCCAGTTCTGCATCATCTCCATCCCATGAACACAGGAGAAAGGGACAGCATGGTGGTGACCCAAGTGAAGAGACCCCAGTATAA